The proteins below are encoded in one region of bacterium:
- a CDS encoding RnfABCDGE type electron transport complex subunit B produces the protein MDWGLIANITTTLAIIGFSFGSLLALADQIFGIELDSRVHEVEEILPKGQCGACGFGGCAAYAEAVVVSNNVSPSLCRPGGGDMAKLIAKITGKEPEAIEGTKAHLRCQGKPEKAFIYEGNMDCESAFLLFNGDSVCPYSCLGYGTCVLACPFEAISCQEERIIIDHLRCTGCGKCASFCPKQAIQMIPETAKVVVRCASLEKGARIKEICPVGCIGCGICAKECKAQAIKIKDNLPEIDYAQCRQCPDISCLNKKCPTSALVRI, from the coding sequence ATGGACTGGGGATTAATTGCCAACATTACTACTACCCTGGCGATAATTGGATTTTCCTTTGGATCTTTACTTGCTCTGGCTGATCAAATCTTTGGTATAGAGTTAGATTCCCGTGTTCATGAAGTAGAAGAAATATTACCTAAGGGTCAATGTGGTGCTTGCGGATTTGGAGGATGTGCTGCTTATGCAGAAGCGGTAGTAGTAAGTAATAATGTTTCGCCTTCGCTTTGTCGGCCTGGTGGAGGGGATATGGCTAAACTAATTGCCAAGATTACGGGTAAAGAGCCAGAAGCCATTGAGGGAACAAAAGCTCATTTAAGATGTCAAGGAAAACCAGAAAAAGCCTTCATTTATGAAGGTAATATGGATTGTGAATCTGCTTTCCTGTTATTTAATGGTGATAGTGTTTGTCCCTATAGTTGTCTTGGATATGGGACCTGTGTTCTGGCTTGTCCATTTGAAGCTATTTCATGCCAAGAGGAAAGGATCATCATTGACCATCTCCGTTGTACAGGATGTGGAAAATGTGCTTCTTTTTGTCCAAAGCAAGCTATTCAAATGATCCCTGAAACAGCTAAGGTAGTGGTAAGGTGTGCTTCTTTAGAGAAAGGTGCAAGAATAAAGGAGATCTGCCCAGTAGGTTGTATTGGCTGTGGCATATGTGCTAAGGAATGTAAAGCCCAAGCTATAAAAATAAAAGATAACTTACCTGAAATAGATTATGCTCAGTGTAGACAGTGCCCAGATATATCCTGCCTTAATAAAAAATGTCCCACCAGCGCCTTGGTAAGAATTTAA
- a CDS encoding undecaprenyl/decaprenyl-phosphate alpha-N-acetylglucosaminyl 1-phosphate transferase, which translates to MKFIILFLISFFISTALTPLMRKFCLKTKIGIDYKSDRKVHQKRIITRLGGVAIFFSFFLSLSILYFFVLEKEIFLKNVTILFLGALIILMIGLYDDVKRVRPIIKLLFQILAALVLVYFNVIADVSKYITSNYIYQINALVTVIWIVGITNAINLVDGLDGLAAGIVSIASITIFLISLLNQSFDCAFFSIALAGAAIGFLRYNFNPAKLFLGDNGSMFLGFSLGTISLIGSHKSATVAALLIPVIALGLPITDTLFAIIRRTIKGIHIFAPDDGHIHHKLVNWGFTHKEAVLFLYGITVILGLTAFVITALRNEISGVILFAIGTIVVIGIRKLGFIEHLLIIKNSLTNGHKKEKQKDFL; encoded by the coding sequence ATGAAATTTATCATTTTATTTCTTATCTCTTTTTTTATTTCTACCGCTTTAACGCCTTTAATGAGAAAGTTTTGTTTAAAAACTAAGATTGGCATAGACTATAAAAGTGATAGAAAAGTACATCAAAAACGAATTATCACTCGTTTAGGGGGAGTGGCTATTTTTTTCTCTTTCTTTCTTTCCCTCTCTATCCTTTATTTCTTTGTTTTGGAGAAGGAGATCTTTTTAAAAAATGTCACTATTCTCTTCTTAGGAGCCTTAATTATTTTAATGATAGGTCTATATGATGACGTTAAGAGAGTAAGACCGATAATAAAACTTTTATTTCAAATTTTAGCTGCTTTAGTCTTGGTCTATTTTAATGTAATAGCTGATGTTTCTAAATACATTACTAGTAATTATATTTATCAAATAAATGCTTTAGTTACCGTGATTTGGATAGTGGGGATAACTAATGCAATTAACTTAGTAGATGGATTGGATGGCTTAGCAGCTGGAATTGTTTCTATAGCTTCTATTACTATCTTTCTTATCTCATTACTTAATCAATCCTTTGATTGTGCTTTTTTCTCTATAGCCTTAGCTGGGGCTGCTATTGGCTTCTTACGTTATAATTTTAATCCAGCTAAATTATTTTTAGGCGATAATGGCAGTATGTTTTTGGGCTTTTCATTGGGAACTATTTCGTTAATAGGTTCTCATAAGAGTGCTACCGTGGCTGCTCTCCTTATTCCTGTAATAGCTTTAGGACTTCCCATTACAGATACTTTATTTGCGATAATTCGAAGAACTATAAAAGGAATACATATCTTTGCCCCAGATGACGGACATATCCACCATAAGTTAGTAAATTGGGGTTTTACCCATAAAGAAGCGGTATTATTCTTATATGGTATCACTGTTATCTTAGGATTAACTGCTTTTGTCATTACAGCTCTTAGAAATGAGATCTCCGGGGTTATTTTATTTGCGATAGGAACTATTGTCGTTATAGGCATTAGGAAACTTGGATTCATAGAACATCTCCTGATAATAAAGAATAGCCTTACTAATGGACATAAAAAGGAAAAACAGAAGGACTTTTTATAG
- the mazG gene encoding nucleoside triphosphate pyrophosphohydrolase yields MKEITSGNLFEEVVHIMEKLRSSEGCPWDKEQDHQSIKSYLIEEAYEVLESIEEQNFENLRSELGDLLFQIVFHAHLAKEANLFNVNDILKEIIKKMKERHPHVFGDTKVKDSQEVLSNWHKIKRTETKDESLLKGIPHHLPALVWAKKIQERAATVKFDWDNIDEVIKKDEVIKKDEAIKKIREKIKELEDQCQNQDTQKTEEEFGNLLFSLVSVARFFKIDPELSLRQTIHKFIQRFTQMEERIKNKKEHSF; encoded by the coding sequence ATGAAGGAGATAACCTCAGGTAATCTCTTTGAAGAAGTAGTCCATATTATGGAAAAACTACGCAGTAGCGAGGGTTGTCCTTGGGATAAAGAGCAAGATCATCAATCAATAAAGAGTTATTTAATTGAAGAAGCTTATGAAGTTTTAGAATCAATTGAGGAGCAAAATTTTGAGAATTTAAGATCTGAGTTAGGAGACCTTCTTTTCCAGATAGTCTTTCATGCTCATTTAGCTAAAGAAGCTAATTTATTTAATGTTAATGATATCTTAAAAGAAATTATTAAAAAAATGAAAGAACGTCATCCCCATGTTTTTGGAGATACTAAAGTTAAAGATTCTCAAGAGGTTTTATCGAATTGGCACAAAATTAAAAGAACTGAAACAAAGGATGAGTCTTTACTTAAAGGAATTCCTCATCATTTACCAGCTTTAGTTTGGGCAAAGAAGATTCAAGAAAGAGCGGCTACAGTAAAATTTGACTGGGATAACATTGATGAGGTAATTAAGAAGGATGAGGTGATTAAAAAAGATGAGGCAATTAAGAAGATAAGAGAAAAGATTAAAGAGCTTGAAGACCAGTGCCAAAATCAAGATACTCAAAAAACAGAGGAAGAATTTGGAAACTTACTTTTTTCTTTAGTTAGTGTTGCTCGTTTTTTTAAGATAGACCCCGAACTTTCCCTTCGCCAAACCATTCATAAATTTATCCAAAGATTTACTCAAATGGAAGAAAGAATAAAAAATAAAAAGGAACACTCTTTCTAA